The DNA region ACCGCGATGCGTCCCAACTCGCCGTCCTTCATCGCTGCCTCGTCTCCCTGCCTCACCCGCTCCTCCTCGGTCGTTGGTTCTCTCTCGTCGCGGTGCCTACCGGCGCCCCAACATGCCCCGCGCCACGTGGCCGGCAATCTCCGGGTTCTCCCGCAGCCGGCGCACCGAATACCGATACCAATCGCTGCCGAAGGGAACGTAGACCCGCAGCCGATGGCCGCGGTCGATGAGGATCTTGCGCAGCTCCGGGTCGACCCCCAGGAGCATCTGGAACTCATAGCGATCCCGGGGCACCTCGTATTTGCGCAGCATCGCCGTCGCCTGGCAGATCAGGTATTCGTCGTGGGTGGCGATGGCGGCGTAAACACCGCTGGTGATCATCGCCTCCAGGGCGGCGCAGAAATTCGCCCGCACCGTCTCGTAGCCTTTCCACGCCGCGGTCCTCGGCTCGACGTAGATCCCCTTGCAGAGCCGCACGTTGGCTCCTTCGTCCGGAAGCTCCGCCACGTCCTGCAAGGTGCGCCGCATATACGCCTGGAGCACCGTGCCGACATTGCCGTAGCGTTGGTGCAGCTCGCGGTAGACCCGCAGCGTGCCGTCGGTGCAGGTGCGGTCTTCCATATCCAGGCGCAGGAAGTTCTCATAGCCCTGGGCCGCCTCCGCCAGGCGGCTCATATTGTCGAGGAAGAACGCCTCGTCGATCTTCAGCCCCAACATCGTGGGCTTGACCGACACGTTGGCATCTACGCCCAGGCGGTCGATAGCTTCCAGCACCTGGAGATATTTCTCCACCGCTTCCTCCGCACGGCCCCGCTCCGTAACCTCCTCACCGAGGATGTCCAGGGTGGCCATGGCACCGGCTTCGTTGAGCTCCTGGACCGTGGCCATGGCCTCGTCCAGGGTGTTCCCCGCCACATAGCGGGCGGCGATGCGGCCGACGATGAACTTCGGGACCAGAGGCAGGGTGGTGACGACCAGACGGGTGAACAAACTCATCGCATACTCGAAGGTCAAGGCGGAGGACGTCGGGAACGCCGCCACCGCTGGATTCAAGGCTTCCACGCTCCGCAAACTCGGCGGAGTCAGTCTTGGCGAGACCGGCATTCTACACCGAAGGCTCCATTTCACCGACCCGAGCTCTCCGTACCCGCGGGTCTCCGGACCGTTCCTTGACCCTCGTCGGAGGCTCCTGAAGAATGATGGGTCGTCGAGCCCTAGGAGCCTGCTGAAAAAGTCAGCCGCTAGCGAGAGCGAGAAATTTTCGAGCAGAATCGAGGCGGAGAGCCGCAGACGATTCGGGAATCGTCGAGGTTCGACAACGAAGATTCGGCCGAAAAGAGCCGGTCGTAGCGCGGCGCGAGTTTTTCAGCAGGCTCCTAGAATCAAGACCGCCGCATCGCCCTCCTGCCCACCGGAGATCCCGACATGAGCCCAACCCCCGAGACTCGACATTCTCACTTCTTCATCGACGGCCGTTGGCAGGAAGCCAGCGGCGGCGAGCGCCGGCCGGTCCTCGACCCCACCACCGAGGAGGTCGTAGGGGAGGTGCCGGAGGGCACCGCGGAGGACGTGGACCAGGCCGTCGAGGCCGCCGCCCGGGCCTTTCCTGGCTGGGCCGCCACCCCTCCGGCGGAGCGGGGAGCCGCCCTCAAACGCCTCCAGCGGCTGGTGCTGCGGCATCGGGGGGAGCTCGCCGAAACCCTCACCGCCGAGCTCGGCGCTCCCCAGCGGCTGGCGCTGGACATCCAGGTGGCGGTGCCGGCCCGGGTGCTGGGAGCCTACGCCCGCCACGCCGCAGACTTTCCCTGGCAAGAGGAGGTGGGCAACTCCCGGGTCCTGCGGGAGCCGGCGGGGGTGGCGGGCTGCATCACGCCCTGGAACTATCCGCTGCACCAGGCCGTCACCAAAGTGGCGGCGGCGCTGGCCGCCGGCTGTACCGTGGTGCTCAAGCCCAGCGAGATCACCCCCCTGTGCATCTTCCAATTCGCCCGCCTGGTCGAAGCAGCGGAGCTCCCGCCGGGGGTCTTCAACCTGGTCTGCGGCGACGGTCCGACGGTGGGGGAAGCGCTGGTGCGCCACCCCCGGGTGGACCTGATCTCCTTCACCGGTTCCACCACCGCCGGTCGCCGAGTCGCCACGCTGGCGGCGGAGCAGGTCAAGCGGGTCACCCTGGAGCTCGGCGGCAAGAGCGCCAACCTCATCCTCGACGACGCCGACCTGCGGCGGGCGGTGCGCACCGGGGTGAAGAATTGCTTCCTCAACTCCGGCCAAACCTGCTCCGCCTGGACCCGCATGGTGGTGCCCCGGCAGCACCTCGAAGAAGCCACCGCGTTGGCGGTGGAAGCCGCTCAGGAGTATCCGGTGGGCGATCCGCGGAATCCCGACACCCGCCTCGGCCCGCTGGTCTCCCAGCGCCAGCTCCAGCGGGTGCGCGGCTACATCCGTCAGGGCATCGAAGAAGGAGCGGTCTTGGCCACCGGCGGTGCCGAGCCACCGGTGGGTGCGGACGGCAAAGTGCTGGATCGGGGATTTTTCGTCCGTCCAACGGTGTTTACCGAGGTGGACAACGCCATGACCATCGCCCGGGAGGAGATTTTCGGCCCGGTCTTGGCCATCTTGCCCCACGACGGGGACGACCATGCGGTGTCCATCGCCAACGATTCTCCCTACGGTCTCGCCGGTGCGGTGTGGTCCCAGGACGGGGACCGCGCCCTCGCCGTGGCCCAGCGCCTGCGCACCGGCCAGGTCGATATCAACGGCGGCCGCTATAACATCGAAGCCCCCTTCGGCGGCACCAAGCAGTCAGGCTATGGCCGCGAGCTCGGCCGCCAGGGTCTCGAAGAGTTCTTGCACACCAAGTCGCTGCAGCTCTGAGCTGATAAGGTCGAAGTCTCGCCCGTCCCGAACCCGCCGCACGCCCTGTTGAACAGTGCGGTCTAGGAGCCCCCCTGATGGCACAGTCCCCCGCCGAAACCCCGGCACCCTCCGTTCCACCCGAGCCGGCCCCGGCTGCAACTCGGTCCGACGACTCCACCGCTGGCAATCCCACCGCTGGCAATCCCACCGCTGGCAATCCCACCGCCGGCAACTCCACCGCCGAAAGCTCTCCTGCCGACGAGGTCCAGGCGAAGAATGGGGCCTCGGCCCAAGAGTCTTCCGACGAACCCGAAGAGAAGAAGAAAAAGCCCTCCCTCTCCACGGTCTGGCGGGAGTCGAAGGACATTCTCTGGAACTACCGCTATCGGCTGCTCCTGGGTCTGGTCCTCCTGCTCGTCAGCCGGCTGGCGAGCATGGTCCTGCCGGCGTCGAGCAAATGGCTCATCGACGAGGTCATCGGCAACCAGCGGGTCGACCTGCTGTGGTGGATCGCCGGTGCCGCCGGTCTCGCCACGGTGGTCTCCGCCATCAGCTCCTTCAGCCTCTCGCTGGTCCTCGGCGTCGCCGCTCAGCGCTCCATCAACGACATGCGCATCCAGCTCCAGCAGCACGTCAGCCGGCTGCCGGTACGCTTCTTCGAAGACCGCAAGGTGGGCGTGCTCATCGCCCGGGTGCTCAACGACGCGGAGGGGCTGCGCAACCTGGTGGGTACCGGCTTCGTGCAGCTGGTGGGCGGCATGTTCACCGCCAGCGTCGCCATCTTCGTGCTCTTCTACCTCAACTGGCGCCTCACCGGCATCACCCTGATCTTCGTCTTCCTCTTCGTCGGCGTCATGGGCTTCGGCTTCAAGCGCCTGCGGCCCATCTTCCGCGAGCGCAACCAGCTCCACGCCGAGGTCACCGGCCGGCTGGCGGAGATGCTCGGTGGTATCCGGGTGGTCAAGGCCTACACCGCCGAGAAGCGGGAGAGCCGGGCCTTCGCCCACAGCGCCCACCGGCTGCTGCGCAACATCGTGCAATCCATGATCGGCGTCTCCAGCGTCACCTCCCTCTCCAGCCTGCTCTTCGGACTGGTGGGGCTGGGGATGAGCGTGGTGGGCGCCCGGGAGGTTCTCGCCGGGCGCATGACGTTGGGTGACATCTTCGCCTATGTCATGTTCACCGGCCTGCTGGTGGCGCCGCTGATCCAGATCAGCAGCATCGGCACCCAGATCACCGAGGCCTTCGCCGGCCTCGACCGGGTGCGGGAGATCTTCGCCGAGACCACCGAGGACGAGGAAGATCAGAGCCGCCAGCCCCTACCCCGAGTGCGCGGCGACGTCGCCTTCGAGACCGTGTGGTTCGAATATAACGAGGACATGCCGGTGCTGCGGGACGTCAGCTTCACCGCTCCGGCGGGCACCACCACCGCCCTGGTGGGCCCCAGCGGCGCCGGCAAGAGCACCCTCATCTCCCTGGTCATGGCCTTCAACCGCCCGCACCGGGGCCGGGTCACCGTCGACGGCCACGACCTGGCGGAGGTGCGGCTGCGGGACTTCCGCTCCCAGCTGGGCATCGTGCTCCAGGACAACTTCCTCTTCGACGGCACGGTGAAGGAGAACATCGCCTACAGCCGTCCCGGAGCCACCCTCGAGGAGATCCGCGAGGCCGCCCGCATCGCCCACTGCGAAGAGTTCGTCCAAGGCTTCTCCGACGGCTACGACACGGTCATCGGCGAACGCGGGGTGAAGGTCTCCGGCGGCCAGCGCCAGCGCCTCGCCATCGCCCGGGCGATCCTCGCCGACCCCCGCATCCTGATCCTCGACGAGGCCACCTCCAGCCTCGACAGCGAGAGCGAGATGAAGATCCAGGACGGCCTGCGGGCGCTGCTCCGGGGCCGTACCACCTTCGTCATCGCCCACCGCCTGTCCACCATCCTGGGCGCCGACCAGATTCTGGTGATGGACGACGGGAAGATTGTCGAGCGCGGCAATCACCAGGAGCTCATCGCTCTCGGCGGCCGCTACAAAGCGCTGTACGATACGCAGTACCGCATCGAGGCGGACCGCTACATCAATCCCGGAGAGGACTTCACCCCGGAGCCGGAACGCCCCGACGTCGCGGCCAAGCCCACCTCGCCCCGGCGTCTCTAGTCGTCGGCCGAGGAACCGTTCCAGAGATTGTTTTCCGGGGCTTCCAACCCACCGAGAGAAGAACCCCAGCGAGAGAAAGAAGCCATGGTCGAGCTCAGCGTCAACGTCAACAAGATCGCCACCCTGCGCAACGCCCGCGGCGGCGAGCGCCCGTCGGTGGTGGCCTTCGCCCAGGCCGCCATCGATGCCGGCGCCTACGGCATCACCGTCCATCCGCGCCCCGACGAGCGGCACATCCGCGCCCGTGACGTCTTCGATCTCGTGCCGGTGGTGCGACAGGCGGGGGTGGAGCTCAACATCGAGGGCTATCCGGATCGCCGCTACGTGGAGATCATCCGCGAAGCCCGGCCGGACCAGGCAACCCTGGTGCCGGATCCGCCGGACGTGCTCACCAGCAACGCCGGCTGGGATGCCGCCGGTCAGAGGAAGTTCTTGGGAGAGATCATCGCCGAGCTGCAGAGCTTCGGCGCCCGGGTCTCGCTCTTCATGGAAACCGCCCTGGAGCCCCTGGAGGCCGCCCGAGACGCCGGCGCCGATCGCGTGGAGCTCTACACCGGGCCCTATGCCGAAGCCTGCGCCGCGGGCCGGGGAGACGAATCCTACGCCCTCTACGAAGCCGCCGCCCGGCGCGCCACCGAGCTCGGCCTGGGGCTCAACGCCGGCCACGATCTGGATCTGGAGAATCTGCCCCGCTTCCGTCACCTACCGGGGCTGCAAGAGGTCTCCATCGGCCATGCTCTGACCTGCGACGCGCTGGAGATGGGTTGGGACCGCGCCGTCCGCAGCTATCTGGCGGTGCTCGCCGGCGAGCCCCTACCGAAGAGCTGAGCCGGCCTCCGAGGCCCCTTCCGGACACCGCAGCCTCACCCGCCGCCGAGTCGCGCGGTTCTCCGCCAGCGCCAGCTCCGCCAGCTCGGCGAGAGCCGCACCCTCCACCCGCTGCTGGAGGGTCTCCGCCTCCCGATGGAGGACCAACAAGCCGTCTTCGGTCCCCACTTTCTGCTGAAATCGGCCGACGCTCTTGCTCAGCTCCTGAAAGTCTTCCTCGGCCCCACACCAACCGTCCGGCAGGGAGAGCTTGAAAGTAGAGCTCACCAATCCAGGGCTGAGGACCACCGGTGTCTGCCGTTCCTCCAGATGCCGCGGCGCCGGGAACGAGCGCATGGCCGGCGGTCGGACCCATCGGCGACCACCGGAGCCGCCCGCCAAGGAGCCCGCCGTCACCTCGGCACGCAGGGTCACCGCCGGCACCGCCTCCGGAACCCGTGCCCAGCGCATGGCCCCCACCTGTGCACCAGGCCACCAATTCTTCAAGAAGTGATCGAAGGCATCCCGCACTTCCCGGTTCTGCTCGCTCTCCAGGCGCTTGAGCCAAGGGAGCGCAGCGCGGCCGTAGAGCACCAGCCGTACCTCTCCCACCAGCTCGCCGCTGGGGCCAACCTTCCCCTCCACCACCAACCGGGTCTCCTCCAGATGGCTGCCGTCCGGGGTCGAGACCAGCCGGCTGCGATCGCCGTCTATCAGCAGCGCCTTGCGGTTCTGACTCGATGGAATGAGCCAGCTCAGTCCGCCCACGGGGGCCGTGGGGTCGATCCACAACAGCCCGTCGGAAACGGGAGCTTCCTTGGCCAGGTCCGTACCGCCAGTGCCGTCCTCTCTCGCCCCCGCCAGCTCCGACGCCGGAATGGCGACGATGGCGTGATTGAACTGGAAGGCGGTGGGAAAGTCGGGATCTAGGGCCGCTCCATCTCCCACCTGCAGCAGCGCCATGTGGCCGCGGATCCCCACCGCCGCCAGCAGATCCAGGAGCAGGCGGCTCTTGTCCTTGCAATCGCCCCAGCCCCGGCCCGCTACCTCCTCCGCCGGCGATGGACGCCAGCCCCCCTCGCCGATCTGCACCGCCTCGTAGCGCACCCGCTGCTGAACGTACTCGGTCAACACCTCCGCCCGGGCCCAAGTACCGTCGGAGGCAGCGGTCAGCTGCTGCGCCAGCTCTTGCACCGACGAGGCCGGTTCCCCTGCCGGCGCGAAGGCCTCATACCAGCGGCCCACGTCCTGCCACTCTCGAGCCGGGCCCCAGGCAAGCTGTAACAGCGGAACGCTCTCCTCGGCGGTGTGGGGCGGCGGGTCGTAGGCCTCCAATCCCTCGGCCACCAACTCCAGGGAGCCGTCCTCACCGGCGCGGATGTGGAAGAGCTCCGGATCTCCCCGCAGGTTCCAGCGCAGCGCCGAGAACCCCGGCGCCACCCGCACCCGCAGGCGCAGCTGGGGCTCGTCCCACTGCAGACCGAGGGTGGTACCGGCGAAGACCGGCCGCTCCCGGGTGAGCACCCGCAGATGCACCGAGTGGCCCACTTCCAGGTTCTCCAGCGGTAGGATCATCAGCCGCCGCGAGGTGTAGAGCTCCCCCACCGACCGCGCCGCTCCCGCCTCCTCCAATTTGCGCTTGCCGGCCTTGGCCACCACCCTTCCCTCGGCGTCGAGGACCCGGGCCTCCAGCTCCTCGATCTCCACCTGCTCGTCCACCACCAAGGGGTAGCGGCGCCAGCTCTCGAGGTCGGCGCGATCCTCCAACAGCACCTCCAGGGTCTCCTCTTGGAAGAAGCCCCTGCCTGCGGCGGCCAGATCGGTGACGTCGGCGGCCGTGGCACTGGCCTGCTCCGGCCGCAGCTCGACCGTCCGCTGACGAATTACCGCCGCCGAAGCCTCCGCCGCCACCAGGCAGAGCACGAGCCCCACCGCCAGCGGCCCAAGCCACGCGAGCAGCCGGTGCTGCCGGACGAGGCGCCGACGTACCGGAAAGCTAGCAGCGGGCCGGGTCCCCCGAGTCGCCACCACCCTACTCCAGGATCAGCGCCACGGCCTCCGCGTCGCTGCGGAAGGCGAGGTCGTAGAGGCTGTAGAGCTGCCCGTACTCCCCGGGGCCGGAGAACTCGATGTCGGAGATCTCCAGGCGTCGGGAGTAGGTCAGGGTGCGCTCCGCCGGATTCACCTGCGCCTGGGTGACGATGGAACCGGCGGCGTTGTCGAGGTTGGCCACCCGGGGGGTGGCGTCGAGGCTCCAGCCCTCGGGCCAGCGGAGGGTCAGCTCCACCTCGTCCACGTCGGCGAAGGCCAGCAGCACCGGTGTTCGCCGGCGGTCCGGGGTCAGCGTGAAGGGATTCTCCACCAATCCCAGGGGCCGCGCCGGTCGCAGGGTGACCTCGTCCCCGAGAATCTCCTCCTCCCGCTGGGCCTGGCTCCAGGTCACCACAATCTGGCGAGCGGCCACGTCCGACTTCACGGTGACGTCGGCGATGTCGAAGCCGGACCAGCGCTCCTCCAGCCACTCCTGCCAGCCCTGCTGGATCTCCGCCTCGTCCGCCGAGCGGTCCATCTCCAGCTGGGCGTGGAGCCCGGTGAGCTCCAGTCGGC from Acidobacteriota bacterium includes:
- a CDS encoding DUF3857 domain-containing protein, producing the protein MATRGTRPAASFPVRRRLVRQHRLLAWLGPLAVGLVLCLVAAEASAAVIRQRTVELRPEQASATAADVTDLAAAGRGFFQEETLEVLLEDRADLESWRRYPLVVDEQVEIEELEARVLDAEGRVVAKAGKRKLEEAGAARSVGELYTSRRLMILPLENLEVGHSVHLRVLTRERPVFAGTTLGLQWDEPQLRLRVRVAPGFSALRWNLRGDPELFHIRAGEDGSLELVAEGLEAYDPPPHTAEESVPLLQLAWGPAREWQDVGRWYEAFAPAGEPASSVQELAQQLTAASDGTWARAEVLTEYVQQRVRYEAVQIGEGGWRPSPAEEVAGRGWGDCKDKSRLLLDLLAAVGIRGHMALLQVGDGAALDPDFPTAFQFNHAIVAIPASELAGAREDGTGGTDLAKEAPVSDGLLWIDPTAPVGGLSWLIPSSQNRKALLIDGDRSRLVSTPDGSHLEETRLVVEGKVGPSGELVGEVRLVLYGRAALPWLKRLESEQNREVRDAFDHFLKNWWPGAQVGAMRWARVPEAVPAVTLRAEVTAGSLAGGSGGRRWVRPPAMRSFPAPRHLEERQTPVVLSPGLVSSTFKLSLPDGWCGAEEDFQELSKSVGRFQQKVGTEDGLLVLHREAETLQQRVEGAALAELAELALAENRATRRRVRLRCPEGASEAGSALR
- a CDS encoding pyridoxine 5'-phosphate synthase produces the protein MVELSVNVNKIATLRNARGGERPSVVAFAQAAIDAGAYGITVHPRPDERHIRARDVFDLVPVVRQAGVELNIEGYPDRRYVEIIREARPDQATLVPDPPDVLTSNAGWDAAGQRKFLGEIIAELQSFGARVSLFMETALEPLEAARDAGADRVELYTGPYAEACAAGRGDESYALYEAAARRATELGLGLNAGHDLDLENLPRFRHLPGLQEVSIGHALTCDALEMGWDRAVRSYLAVLAGEPLPKS
- a CDS encoding ABC transporter transmembrane domain-containing protein gives rise to the protein MAQSPAETPAPSVPPEPAPAATRSDDSTAGNPTAGNPTAGNPTAGNSTAESSPADEVQAKNGASAQESSDEPEEKKKKPSLSTVWRESKDILWNYRYRLLLGLVLLLVSRLASMVLPASSKWLIDEVIGNQRVDLLWWIAGAAGLATVVSAISSFSLSLVLGVAAQRSINDMRIQLQQHVSRLPVRFFEDRKVGVLIARVLNDAEGLRNLVGTGFVQLVGGMFTASVAIFVLFYLNWRLTGITLIFVFLFVGVMGFGFKRLRPIFRERNQLHAEVTGRLAEMLGGIRVVKAYTAEKRESRAFAHSAHRLLRNIVQSMIGVSSVTSLSSLLFGLVGLGMSVVGAREVLAGRMTLGDIFAYVMFTGLLVAPLIQISSIGTQITEAFAGLDRVREIFAETTEDEEDQSRQPLPRVRGDVAFETVWFEYNEDMPVLRDVSFTAPAGTTTALVGPSGAGKSTLISLVMAFNRPHRGRVTVDGHDLAEVRLRDFRSQLGIVLQDNFLFDGTVKENIAYSRPGATLEEIREAARIAHCEEFVQGFSDGYDTVIGERGVKVSGGQRQRLAIARAILADPRILILDEATSSLDSESEMKIQDGLRALLRGRTTFVIAHRLSTILGADQILVMDDGKIVERGNHQELIALGGRYKALYDTQYRIEADRYINPGEDFTPEPERPDVAAKPTSPRRL
- a CDS encoding proline dehydrogenase family protein: MSLFTRLVVTTLPLVPKFIVGRIAARYVAGNTLDEAMATVQELNEAGAMATLDILGEEVTERGRAEEAVEKYLQVLEAIDRLGVDANVSVKPTMLGLKIDEAFFLDNMSRLAEAAQGYENFLRLDMEDRTCTDGTLRVYRELHQRYGNVGTVLQAYMRRTLQDVAELPDEGANVRLCKGIYVEPRTAAWKGYETVRANFCAALEAMITSGVYAAIATHDEYLICQATAMLRKYEVPRDRYEFQMLLGVDPELRKILIDRGHRLRVYVPFGSDWYRYSVRRLRENPEIAGHVARGMLGRR
- a CDS encoding aldehyde dehydrogenase family protein — encoded protein: MSPTPETRHSHFFIDGRWQEASGGERRPVLDPTTEEVVGEVPEGTAEDVDQAVEAAARAFPGWAATPPAERGAALKRLQRLVLRHRGELAETLTAELGAPQRLALDIQVAVPARVLGAYARHAADFPWQEEVGNSRVLREPAGVAGCITPWNYPLHQAVTKVAAALAAGCTVVLKPSEITPLCIFQFARLVEAAELPPGVFNLVCGDGPTVGEALVRHPRVDLISFTGSTTAGRRVATLAAEQVKRVTLELGGKSANLILDDADLRRAVRTGVKNCFLNSGQTCSAWTRMVVPRQHLEEATALAVEAAQEYPVGDPRNPDTRLGPLVSQRQLQRVRGYIRQGIEEGAVLATGGAEPPVGADGKVLDRGFFVRPTVFTEVDNAMTIAREEIFGPVLAILPHDGDDHAVSIANDSPYGLAGAVWSQDGDRALAVAQRLRTGQVDINGGRYNIEAPFGGTKQSGYGRELGRQGLEEFLHTKSLQL